TCAAAACAGCTGCCGCAGCGGGCAGCAAAAGGCAGAATTATGCCATAAAGCGGGAGGCCGTCTGAAAACGGTTTCAGGCGGTTTGGAAAAGGTAAAACCGTCTTTTCAAAATACCCGTGGTTTCTGAAAAGACGATGCCCCTGTCTGACTTGCGTCGGGCAGGGGCTCATACATAATGTATTTTACGTCGCGGCACATCTTTTCAGATGGCCTTATTGTAGCAACGGCTCTCATCTCGTAGTGCAACAATGTTCCAAATTCTAGCCAAAGTTGTTCGTGCCTGCAAGTGTTTATTTTTTAGTACAACACCGTTAATATATGCAAAATTATTTATTTTTAATGGATAATGCAAGGTTTTTTGTGATGAATAAGACATACAGATACATTTTAGGTCTCGATTTGGGAATTGCCAGCGTCGGTTGGGCACTAGTGCTGGTGGACGAAGAAGAAAACCCCGTCGGGCTGCTGGATTGCGGGGTGCGGGTTTTCGAACGGGCGGAAGAGCCGAAAACGGGTGAATCTTTGTCGGCGGGGCGGCGTGTGGCGCGGAGCATACGCCGTTTAATCCGCCGTCGGGCGCACCGTCTGCTGCGTCTGCGCCGCACGCTGAAACAGTCGGGGATTTTGACGGCGGCGGATTTCGGTTCAGACGGCCTGCCTTTGGATTTGCCGATTGATGCGTGGCAGTTGCGCGTGCAAGGTTTGGACAGAAAGCTGGGCAACAAAGAATGGGCGGCGGTGCTGCTGCATTTGGTCAAGCATCGCGGTTATCTGTCGCAACGTAAAAGCGAGATGAAAACCGACGATAAAGAGCTGGGCCGGCTGCTGGCGGGTGTGGCGGAAAACAGCAAGCTGCTGGCGGAAGCGTCCGACGAATACCGCACGGCGGCGGAGTTGGCGCTGAAACGTTTTGCCCAAGCCAACGGCCATATGCGCAACAAGGGCGGCGATTATTCACACACGTTCAACCGCCAAGATTTGCAGGTGGAGCTGCATCTGCTGTTTGCGCGCCAACGCGAATTGGGCAACCCGTTTGCCACGGTGGATTTGGAACGACAGGCCGATAATTTGCTGATGACCCAGCGCAGCGCGTTGCAGGGCGAGGCAGTATTGAAGATGCTGGGCAAATGCACGTTTGAACCGTCTGAATACAAGGCGGCGAAAAACACTTATTCGGCTGAGCGTTTTGTGTGGCTGACCAAACTGAACAATCTGCGGATTCTGCACAACGGCGAAGAACGCGCTTTGGACGAGGGCGAGCGCAAAATGCTGTTGGACGAGCCGTATAAAAAAGCCAAACTGACTTACGCGCAAGTGCGAAAACTGTTGGGGCTGCCTGAAAGCGCGGTATTCAAAGGCTTGCGCTACGGTAAGGATTCAGACGGCCTCAAAGCCGAAAGCAGTACTACGCTGATGGAAATGAGGGCGTGGCACGCTGTCCGTAAAGCCTTGGAAAAAGCGGGTTTGAAAACGGAATGGCAAAGTTTGGCAGGAAAGCCGGAACTTTTGGATGCGGTTGGGACGGCATTTTCGTTATATAAAACAGACGAAGATATTCTGAATTATTTAACAGGAAAAGTAGCTTCTAAAACCGTATTGGCCATCCGTAATTTTTGGGGCGGAGGGGTTCTAGACGAATGTGATAGTGGTATTGAGTATTTGGCAGATGAGGATATGACTCAATATCTAGCTTCTGGCGTATTACCTGTCAATGTGTTACAGGCATTGTTGGAAGGGCTGAATTTTGATGAGTTTATCCATTTGTCGTTAAAGACTCTTTCCAAAATCCTGCCGCTGATGGAGCAGGGTATGCGTTACGATGAAGCCTGCCGGGTCGTATATGGCAACCATTACGGTTTGAAAAAGAAAGAAGAAAGCCGCCTGCTGCCGCACATTCAGGCCGATGATATCCGCAATCCCGTGGTGTTCCGCACGCTCACGCAGGCGCGCAAAGTGATTAACGCCATCATCCGCCGCTACGGTTCGCCACAGCGCGTACACATCGAAACCGCGCGAGAGTTGGGCAAATCGTTTAAAGACCGTAAGGAAATCGAAAAACGCCAAGAAGAAAACCGCAAAGACCGCGAACGCGCCGCCGCGCATTTCAAAGAACTGTTTCCGTATTTTGTCGGCGAACCGAAAGGCGGCGATATTCTGAAACTGCGCCTGTACGAACAGCAGCAGGGCAAATGCCTGTATTCGGGCGGCGAAATCGATTTGCGCCGCCTGAACGAAAAAGGCTATGTGGAAGTGGATCACGCGCTGCCGTTTTCGCGCACTTGGGACGACAGTTTCAACAACAAAGTTTTGGTGCTGGGCAGCGAAAACCAGAAAAAGCGCAACCAAACGCCGTACGAATATTTGGACGGTGCGAACAACAGCCCGCGCTGGCGTGAGTTTCAGGCGCGGGTGGCCGGCTGCCGTTTCCCGTATGCCAAAAAACAGCGCATTCAGACGGCCAAATTGGACGAGCAGGGCTTTATTGAGCGCAATTTGAACGATACGCGCTATATTGCCCGTTTTTTGTGCAATTTTATCGGCGACAACCTGCATCTGGAAGGCGCGGGCAAACGCCGCGTGTTTGCGTCCAACGGCCAAATCACTTCGCTGCTGCGCGGTTTGTGGGGCTTGCGCAAAGTGCGCGAAGAAAACGACCGCCACCATGCGCTTGATGCGGTGGTGGTGGCGTGTTCCACCGTGTCTATGCAGCAGAAAATTACCAAAGCCATGCAGCGGCGCGAAACGTTTGAAACCGTGGATACCGAAACGGGCGAAATCAAATCGCGCATTCCGCAACCGTGGGATTTTTTCCGCCGAGAAGTGATGATACGGGTGTTTTCAGACGACCCTGTGCGCGAGTTGGCGGAAAAACTGGACAGCCGCCCAGAAGCCGTTCACGAGCATGTTGTGCCGCTGTTTGTATCGCGGATGCCGATGCGGAAAATGTCGGGGCAGGGGCATTTGGAAACCGTGCGTTCGCCCAAACGCTTAGACGAGAAAATCAGCACGGTGAAGAAACCTTTGTCCATGCTGAAAAGCAAAGATGTCGAGAAAATCGTCGGCTATCCCGACCGCGAACCCGCGCTGTATGCGGCCTTGCTGGAACGTTTAGCTGCACACAAAGACGACCCCGCCAAAGCGTTTGCCGAACCGTTTTACAAGCCCGCAAAAGACGGCGGGCAAGGCAGTTTGGTCAGATCGGTGCGCGTGGAAGACGTGCAGAAAAGCGGCGTGATGATCCGCAAAGACCGCAGCGGACGGGCGCAGGGTATTGCCGATAACGCAACGATGGTGCGGGTGGACGTGTACGGCAAAGGCGGTAAGAACTATCTGGTGCCGGTGTATGCGTGGCAGGTGGCGGAAGGGATTTTGCCGAATCGGGCAGTGGCGTCAGGTAAGGATGAATCTGATTGGGATGTAATGGATGCAAGTTATGAGTTTAGATTTTCATTGTGTCCTAATGATTTAGTCGAAATCATCAGTAAAAAGGGGCGTATATTTGGCTATTTTTCAGGACTAGATAGAGCAACGAGCAACATTCATATCAAAGAACATGATATGGACAAAACCAAAGGCAAAGATGGTTTACATCGTAGCCTTGGTGTAAAAACCGTTCAGTCCTTCCAAAAATACCAAATCGACCCCTTGGGCAAGGAAATCCGCTTGTGCAAAGCCGAACCACGCCCGAGCCTGCGGGTCAAAAAATCCAAAAAGCAGTAAAGCACACGGCTGCGCCTTTAAGGGCGTAGCCGTTTTTTCTGT
The sequence above is drawn from the Kingella potus genome and encodes:
- the cas9 gene encoding type II CRISPR RNA-guided endonuclease Cas9 (Cas9, originally named Csn1, is the large, multifunctional signature protein of type II CRISPR/Cas systems. It is well known even to general audiences because its RNA-guided endonuclease activity has made it a popular tool for custom editing of eukaryotic genomes.), which translates into the protein MNKTYRYILGLDLGIASVGWALVLVDEEENPVGLLDCGVRVFERAEEPKTGESLSAGRRVARSIRRLIRRRAHRLLRLRRTLKQSGILTAADFGSDGLPLDLPIDAWQLRVQGLDRKLGNKEWAAVLLHLVKHRGYLSQRKSEMKTDDKELGRLLAGVAENSKLLAEASDEYRTAAELALKRFAQANGHMRNKGGDYSHTFNRQDLQVELHLLFARQRELGNPFATVDLERQADNLLMTQRSALQGEAVLKMLGKCTFEPSEYKAAKNTYSAERFVWLTKLNNLRILHNGEERALDEGERKMLLDEPYKKAKLTYAQVRKLLGLPESAVFKGLRYGKDSDGLKAESSTTLMEMRAWHAVRKALEKAGLKTEWQSLAGKPELLDAVGTAFSLYKTDEDILNYLTGKVASKTVLAIRNFWGGGVLDECDSGIEYLADEDMTQYLASGVLPVNVLQALLEGLNFDEFIHLSLKTLSKILPLMEQGMRYDEACRVVYGNHYGLKKKEESRLLPHIQADDIRNPVVFRTLTQARKVINAIIRRYGSPQRVHIETARELGKSFKDRKEIEKRQEENRKDRERAAAHFKELFPYFVGEPKGGDILKLRLYEQQQGKCLYSGGEIDLRRLNEKGYVEVDHALPFSRTWDDSFNNKVLVLGSENQKKRNQTPYEYLDGANNSPRWREFQARVAGCRFPYAKKQRIQTAKLDEQGFIERNLNDTRYIARFLCNFIGDNLHLEGAGKRRVFASNGQITSLLRGLWGLRKVREENDRHHALDAVVVACSTVSMQQKITKAMQRRETFETVDTETGEIKSRIPQPWDFFRREVMIRVFSDDPVRELAEKLDSRPEAVHEHVVPLFVSRMPMRKMSGQGHLETVRSPKRLDEKISTVKKPLSMLKSKDVEKIVGYPDREPALYAALLERLAAHKDDPAKAFAEPFYKPAKDGGQGSLVRSVRVEDVQKSGVMIRKDRSGRAQGIADNATMVRVDVYGKGGKNYLVPVYAWQVAEGILPNRAVASGKDESDWDVMDASYEFRFSLCPNDLVEIISKKGRIFGYFSGLDRATSNIHIKEHDMDKTKGKDGLHRSLGVKTVQSFQKYQIDPLGKEIRLCKAEPRPSLRVKKSKKQ